One genomic window of Tatumella citrea includes the following:
- a CDS encoding nucleoside permease, with translation MQSKIPKLSVMMFLEWFIWGAWFVPLWAFLSSHGFTPVQIAWCYACTSIAAIISPVIAGALCDRFFQAQKVLSFLCIAGAILMYLAAQQTHFSSFFPLLLLYALTYMPTIALTNSIAFSHVNRVDTDFPRIRVMGTLGWIASGIVCGFLPSMLGYGDISSTNIPLLITGISSLLLGLFALVLPATEPKSSGKFSLREAMGIDALRLLKDRSFLVFFICSFLFSMPLAFYYIFAEGFLTEAGLAHATGWMTLGQLSEIFGLLAMPFFIRRFGIGKVLLLGLVTAAIRYLFFVFGGDQNSFAIALLFMGILLHGVSYDFYFVTAYIYVDNKAPVAMRNAAQGLITLACQGIGSLLGYRLGGYLMQELFAYKTPQHGMTFNWSGMWLFGCLMIVVITAVFMLFFRDGKQSATSAAGSTLPAGENS, from the coding sequence ATGCAAAGTAAAATTCCTAAGTTATCAGTCATGATGTTTCTGGAATGGTTTATCTGGGGAGCCTGGTTCGTTCCGTTATGGGCTTTTCTGAGCAGTCACGGGTTCACTCCTGTGCAAATTGCCTGGTGTTATGCCTGCACCTCGATAGCAGCGATTATTTCACCAGTGATAGCTGGTGCATTGTGTGATCGCTTTTTTCAGGCGCAGAAAGTATTGTCATTTCTATGCATTGCCGGTGCGATACTGATGTATCTGGCAGCGCAACAGACTCATTTTTCTTCATTTTTTCCATTGTTGCTGCTCTACGCATTAACCTATATGCCGACCATTGCGCTGACAAACAGCATCGCGTTTAGCCACGTTAATCGCGTTGACACAGACTTCCCACGCATTCGGGTTATGGGAACACTTGGCTGGATAGCCTCAGGCATCGTCTGTGGTTTTCTGCCCTCGATGTTGGGTTATGGTGATATTTCATCGACAAACATTCCGCTGTTAATTACTGGCATCAGTTCTCTGTTGTTAGGCCTGTTTGCACTGGTATTACCTGCGACCGAACCGAAAAGCAGTGGCAAATTTAGTTTGCGTGAGGCTATGGGCATTGATGCCCTCAGATTACTGAAAGATCGTAGCTTTTTGGTGTTTTTCATCTGCTCCTTCCTTTTCAGCATGCCACTGGCGTTTTATTACATCTTTGCCGAAGGATTTCTGACTGAAGCCGGGCTGGCCCACGCAACTGGCTGGATGACACTGGGACAGCTCTCTGAGATCTTTGGATTACTGGCGATGCCATTTTTTATCAGACGCTTTGGCATCGGTAAGGTGCTGTTGCTGGGGCTGGTGACAGCCGCGATACGATACCTGTTCTTCGTCTTTGGCGGTGATCAGAATAGTTTTGCTATTGCTTTGTTGTTTATGGGTATTTTACTGCACGGTGTCAGTTATGATTTTTACTTTGTCACCGCCTATATCTATGTCGATAACAAAGCCCCGGTGGCAATGCGTAATGCAGCGCAGGGCCTGATAACGCTGGCCTGCCAGGGTATTGGTAGCTTACTGGGATATCGTTTAGGCGGCTATCTGATGCAGGAGCTGTTTGCCTATAAGACGCCACAACATGGCATGACATTTAACTGGTCAGGGATGTGGTTGTTTGGCTGTCTGATGATAGTTGTCATTACTGCCGTATTTATGTTGTTTTTCCGTGACGGAAAACAATCAGCAACGTCTGCCGCTGGCAGTACATTGCCTGCCGGTGAGAACAGCTAG
- a CDS encoding ADP-ribosylglycohydrolase family protein → MSASREQRILGAFYGQALGDAMGMPSELWPRSRVKEYFGWIDKFLPGPAENNAACYFGRGEFTDDTSMALALADAIIECQGAIVPEVIGRNILRWAEDFDAFNKNVLGPTSKIALNALKQGKPVSELENNGLTNGAAMRISPLGCLLPPGNVYHFIEQVKLASSPTHKSDVAVAGATVIAYAVSLAIEGVSWEAICDQLPAVANLAQLDRVTTFSPSMAARIELALKTVQQSIGVESAMEQIYQLVGAGTSTIESVPAAIAMVTLANTCPNRCAVLCANLGGDTDTIGAMAVAICGALQGIDSVDPQLKSELDQVNQLDFAHYSREFYRLRCAFEVNNG, encoded by the coding sequence ATGTCTGCAAGTCGTGAGCAACGAATTCTGGGAGCATTTTACGGACAGGCCTTGGGGGATGCGATGGGCATGCCTTCAGAATTATGGCCTCGCAGCAGGGTAAAAGAGTACTTTGGCTGGATAGATAAATTCCTGCCGGGCCCCGCAGAGAATAATGCAGCCTGTTATTTTGGGCGTGGTGAATTCACCGACGATACTTCGATGGCTCTGGCACTTGCCGACGCGATTATCGAGTGTCAGGGCGCTATTGTCCCTGAAGTGATTGGCCGGAATATTCTGCGTTGGGCCGAAGATTTTGATGCTTTCAATAAAAACGTGCTGGGTCCGACCTCAAAAATTGCCCTGAATGCGTTAAAGCAGGGTAAACCAGTGAGTGAACTGGAGAATAACGGGTTGACTAATGGCGCGGCGATGCGGATATCACCGTTGGGCTGTCTGCTGCCGCCAGGCAATGTGTACCATTTTATTGAGCAGGTGAAACTGGCTTCCAGCCCGACGCATAAATCGGATGTGGCTGTTGCCGGAGCAACGGTAATTGCCTATGCGGTGTCACTGGCGATTGAGGGGGTTAGCTGGGAAGCTATTTGTGATCAGTTACCCGCAGTGGCAAACCTGGCTCAGCTTGACCGTGTTACCACATTTAGTCCGTCAATGGCTGCAAGAATCGAGCTGGCTTTGAAGACAGTGCAACAATCCATCGGGGTTGAAAGTGCGATGGAACAGATTTACCAGTTGGTAGGCGCCGGAACCAGCACCATTGAGTCAGTCCCGGCAGCGATTGCAATGGTTACTCTTGCCAATACCTGTCCAAACCGATGCGCGGTCCTTTGTGCTAATCTCGGCGGTGACACCGACACTATCGGTGCAATGGCTGTGGCAATATGCGGTGCATTACAGGGAATAGACAGTGTTGACCCTCAGCTGAAATCTGAGCTTGATCAGGTAAATCAGCTGGATTTTGCGCATTACAGTCGTGAATTTTACCGGCTGAGATGCGCTTTTGAGGTGAACAATGGCTGA
- a CDS encoding molybdopterin cofactor-binding domain-containing protein yields the protein MSNQHLPTRQQLLEKEGVLLIVDQIQPPAGLVPKGRQPVLKPKELGLFIAVCDDGQVLAFNGHVDLGTGIKTSLAQIVAEELYLRMDQVSMVLGDTQRAPNQGATIASASIQISAVPLRQAAAEARLWLRHEAARRLSVEPQQLILLDGVFSVAEEGAERRSLSFADLVRGQHIRITNSGQAPLKPASEYRIVGESTARVDIPGKATGELTWVQDMRVPGMLHGRVIRPPYAGFDSGAFVGQSLIDIDESSVAHIEGLISVVRIADFVGVVAEREDQAEQAMYSLKIRWKQWQQAIPDMSDVEQAIRDNPRTSRVVHDTGEVDAALASADRRLTRRYLWPYQLHGSIGPSCAVADYSPDLISVWSGTQNPHVLQADIAWLLECEESLIEINRMEAAGCYGRNCADDVAADAVLLSRAVGRPVRVQLTRQQEHLWEPKGTAQLMEVDGGLDENGHPLVYDFKTSYPSNGSPTLALLLTGRVDPVALAYEMGDRTSIPPYDYKHMRITIEDMAPLIRASWMRGVSALPNTFAHESYMDELAKAAGVDPVEYRLRYIKDERAAELMKATAGRAGWQPKATGTAIVPDENGILRGRGFAYARYIHSKFPGFGAAWAAWVADVAIDKKSGEIAVTRITVGHDAGMMVNPAGVQHQIHGNVIQSTSRALKETLTFENSTIAAKEWGAYPVLTFPEVPDVDVLMMPRPYDPPLGAGESASVPSAAAIANAVFDATGIRFRELPITSDRLREALNGPDPQPQIAPPAKAPLKNTRRKWLFGGVTGLAGAAVGLAINAMPWRMAIAPVETPSAGTWSEATLERGRQVAAAGDCAVCHTASEGAVNAGGLRMDTPFGALYSTNITPDPDTGIGNWSYTAFERAMREGISRDGHHLYPAFPYTSFRKISDGDMQALYAWLMSRPAVKQTPPPNEMRFPFSFRPLMAGWNAMFLGRGEYQQDTTQSAGWNRGAYLVEGAGHCGACHSPRNLLGAEKSGASALSGGWVDGWEAPALNQLSQAAVPWTEESLYRYLSTGHDAGHGIAAGPMGPVVSHLATLPESDLRAMAHYLSNINGQTSPRPQPASATSAVAFSTGNAIAGERLFNGACVACHSAAQGGPKLFGVSPDLSKSSSVFSSQPDNLLQVILQGIDKPATDGLGYMPGFAGNMSDKQIADIAAFLRQRYASNEPAWEDLPARVAKVRANPGSH from the coding sequence CGGACTGGTGCCTAAGGGACGGCAACCGGTTCTGAAACCGAAAGAGCTGGGGCTGTTCATTGCCGTTTGTGATGACGGACAGGTGCTTGCATTTAATGGTCATGTCGATTTAGGGACAGGGATCAAAACTTCGCTGGCGCAGATTGTCGCCGAAGAACTGTATCTGAGGATGGATCAGGTCTCGATGGTACTGGGTGATACCCAACGTGCTCCTAACCAGGGGGCAACCATTGCCAGTGCTTCTATTCAGATTTCTGCCGTTCCGCTTCGTCAGGCTGCCGCTGAGGCCAGACTATGGCTGCGCCACGAAGCCGCCCGCCGGTTGTCTGTCGAACCACAACAGTTAATTTTGCTCGACGGAGTTTTCTCAGTCGCAGAAGAGGGCGCTGAAAGACGCAGCCTCTCGTTTGCTGACTTAGTCCGCGGTCAGCATATCCGTATAACCAACAGTGGCCAGGCACCCCTGAAGCCTGCTTCCGAATATCGTATTGTTGGTGAGAGTACCGCCAGGGTCGATATTCCGGGCAAAGCCACTGGTGAGCTGACCTGGGTGCAGGATATGCGTGTGCCCGGCATGCTGCATGGCAGGGTCATCCGGCCGCCGTATGCCGGTTTTGACAGTGGGGCATTTGTCGGACAGTCGCTAATCGATATTGATGAATCTTCAGTTGCACACATCGAAGGGCTGATTTCAGTGGTACGGATAGCTGATTTTGTCGGGGTGGTGGCTGAACGTGAAGATCAGGCTGAACAAGCGATGTACAGTCTGAAAATCCGCTGGAAGCAGTGGCAGCAAGCTATTCCGGATATGAGTGATGTCGAACAGGCTATCCGTGATAATCCCCGAACCTCGCGGGTGGTTCATGATACCGGTGAGGTAGATGCCGCACTTGCTTCGGCTGACCGTCGGCTGACCCGTCGTTATCTTTGGCCCTATCAGTTGCATGGCTCTATCGGGCCTTCCTGTGCGGTTGCCGATTATTCCCCGGACCTTATCAGTGTCTGGTCCGGGACCCAGAACCCTCATGTGTTACAGGCAGATATTGCCTGGCTGCTGGAGTGTGAAGAGTCGCTGATTGAAATTAATCGTATGGAGGCGGCGGGCTGCTACGGACGTAACTGTGCTGATGATGTCGCGGCAGATGCGGTATTACTATCACGGGCCGTCGGGCGTCCGGTCAGAGTGCAACTGACCCGGCAGCAGGAACATCTTTGGGAACCGAAAGGTACTGCGCAATTAATGGAGGTAGACGGCGGACTGGATGAAAACGGCCATCCGCTGGTCTACGACTTCAAAACCTCCTACCCGTCAAACGGCTCTCCCACGCTGGCGCTGTTACTGACCGGACGTGTCGACCCGGTGGCCCTGGCTTATGAAATGGGGGACCGAACCTCAATACCCCCGTATGACTATAAGCATATGCGGATAACTATTGAGGATATGGCGCCACTAATTCGTGCATCGTGGATGCGCGGGGTATCTGCACTGCCAAATACTTTTGCCCATGAATCCTACATGGACGAACTGGCAAAAGCCGCCGGGGTAGACCCGGTTGAATATCGTCTGAGATACATTAAGGATGAACGAGCCGCCGAACTGATGAAGGCCACAGCCGGGCGTGCCGGATGGCAGCCGAAAGCCACCGGCACAGCGATTGTACCGGATGAAAATGGCATTCTTCGTGGACGCGGATTTGCTTATGCGCGTTATATTCACAGTAAATTCCCCGGATTTGGAGCCGCCTGGGCCGCATGGGTGGCGGATGTTGCTATCGATAAAAAATCCGGTGAGATTGCGGTTACCCGGATTACGGTAGGTCATGATGCCGGAATGATGGTTAACCCGGCCGGGGTTCAGCACCAGATCCACGGTAATGTTATCCAGTCGACAAGCCGGGCCTTAAAAGAAACTCTGACGTTTGAAAATTCCACGATTGCGGCAAAAGAGTGGGGAGCCTATCCGGTACTTACTTTTCCGGAAGTGCCGGACGTAGATGTACTGATGATGCCCAGGCCTTACGATCCTCCGCTGGGTGCCGGTGAGTCAGCTTCTGTACCCAGTGCAGCAGCTATCGCCAATGCGGTGTTTGATGCCACCGGCATCCGTTTTCGGGAATTACCGATCACATCGGATCGGCTGCGTGAAGCTCTAAACGGCCCCGATCCTCAGCCGCAAATTGCCCCTCCGGCGAAAGCGCCGTTAAAAAATACCCGCCGGAAATGGCTGTTTGGAGGAGTTACCGGACTGGCCGGGGCAGCGGTTGGCCTGGCGATTAACGCAATGCCGTGGCGAATGGCTATTGCCCCGGTTGAAACGCCGTCTGCGGGCACCTGGTCAGAGGCGACGCTTGAGCGTGGGCGTCAGGTCGCCGCTGCCGGAGATTGTGCTGTTTGCCATACGGCTTCAGAAGGTGCGGTTAATGCTGGTGGATTAAGGATGGATACGCCGTTCGGTGCGCTCTATTCTACGAATATCACCCCAGATCCCGATACCGGGATTGGTAACTGGTCATATACTGCCTTTGAAAGAGCGATGCGGGAGGGAATTAGCCGCGACGGGCATCATTTGTATCCGGCCTTTCCTTATACATCATTTCGTAAAATCAGTGATGGGGATATGCAGGCGCTCTATGCCTGGTTAATGTCCCGGCCGGCGGTTAAACAAACACCGCCGCCTAATGAAATGCGTTTTCCGTTTAGCTTCCGGCCACTGATGGCTGGCTGGAATGCGATGTTCCTGGGTCGTGGGGAATATCAGCAGGATACAACGCAAAGTGCCGGGTGGAACCGCGGAGCTTATCTGGTCGAAGGGGCTGGTCACTGTGGTGCCTGCCATTCACCAAGGAATCTGTTAGGGGCCGAAAAATCGGGTGCCAGTGCCTTATCGGGTGGCTGGGTCGATGGCTGGGAAGCCCCGGCACTGAACCAACTGAGTCAGGCGGCGGTACCCTGGACTGAAGAAAGCCTCTACCGGTATCTGAGTACCGGGCATGACGCCGGTCATGGTATTGCTGCAGGACCTATGGGACCGGTAGTCAGCCATCTGGCGACCTTACCTGAGAGTGATCTCCGTGCGATGGCCCATTATCTCAGCAATATCAATGGCCAGACTTCACCACGCCCGCAGCCAGCCAGTGCTACCTCTGCTGTCGCATTTTCTACCGGTAATGCGATTGCCGGAGAGCGCCTGTTTAACGGTGCCTGTGTGGCTTGTCACAGTGCTGCACAGGGAGGGCCAAAGTTGTTTGGTGTCAGTCCGGATTTGTCGAAAAGCAGCAGTGTTTTCAGTAGTCAGCCTGATAATCTTTTACAGGTTATATTGCAGGGTATTGATAAACCCGCTACCGACGGACTGGGCTATATGCCGGGTTTTGCCGGCAATATGAGCGATAAACAAATTGCTGATATTGCCGCATTCCTTCGCCAGCGATATGCCAGTAATGAGCCAGCCTGGGAAGATTTACCCGCCCGTGTCGCCAAAGTGCGTGCCAATCCAGGCAGTCATTGA